The genomic window TCCGCGCTCCCGTAATACACTTTCATCCAACAGAGTTTCTCGTTGAACGACTGCGGATTTTTCAGATCGCAGCTTTTACCCATGTGAAACCGGTAATCGATTTTTACCCACCATTTGGTCGGCAGGAGCCGCATTACGGTCTGTTTGACGAAGGTCTCGAATTTCATCTGCTTCACACTCCAGGTCATTTTGGCCTTCCAAAGCTTTGCTCCATTTTTGGAGGATCTTTTCCGCATTAAATGTCTTTGCGCTTTCCGCGGCATTTGAGCTGAATCTCCGGCGCAATTCGCCGTCACCGAGCAGTTTTTTGATTGCCGCAGTCATTGCATCTTCGTCTCCGACCGGAACCAAAAGCCCGTTTTCTCCGCTTCGGATCACCTCATCCGAACCGGCGCAGTCGGTCGAGATTACCGGAAGACCTATTGTCATGGCTTCCAACAAAGCGTTTGAAAGCCCCTCATAATGGGACGATAATACGAACAGCTTCGCGTCAGCTATATGCGCGTGAACATCCGGCACATTTCCGGGCAGAACAACATATTCCGTTAAGCCGCAGTTCTCAATCTGCTGTTCTAATTCACCGCGCAGATTTCCTTCGCCGTATATAAAGAGCTTGCAATCCGGAAAATCCGTATGTACTTTCGCAAACGCGTTGATCAGCATCCGGTAATTTTTTTGAGTCATCAATCGTCCGGCGGAGACAATTTTATTTTCTTTCTTTTCTGCCGCATACTCGCTTACCCGAATCGGGTTGCCGATGATGATGCCTTTATCGGCAATTTGCTTTTTAAAATAACGTTTTGCCCGTTCCGTTTGAAAGACAATGCCGCTTGCTTCCGGATACAACAAATTGACCGCAAGTCTGACCAAACCGCTTCTACCGTCTTTGACCGGGTCATTTCGCTCCGAGACGATCACTCTCTGCCTGAGCCCTTTTGCGGCGAGCAGAACGAGAATGTTGATACGAGCAACGAATGATAAAACTACATTCGGTTTTTCAATACGCATATGCTTCCGGAGTCCCCAAATCCAAACCGGTACCCTTCCGATTCTGGACCCGCTTCCGGAGAGATCAATAAGTTTAACAGAGGGATTCAGCGGATATCCGCATTCGCCGTTTAACAGCGTTATAATGCTGACGTCCCAACCCTTAGCCGCGTAATGATCGGCAAGAATCGAAACCACACGCTCCGCACCGCCCCGGCGCATGCTCCCGAGAATAAAAAAGACTTTCTTCATATCTTTTTATAAATCTCCCGCATCTTTGTCCTGACCGCATCGCTGGAGAAGAATTTGGCTCTTTCCGCGTTGAATGCCCCGAAACTTTCTCTCAGTGCCGGATCATTATTTAATATTTTCAGCCTCTCCGCGAACGCTGAGACATCCCTCGGAGGACACAAAAACCCACCTTTCCCATCGACGATCAAGTCTCTGTTTCCCCGGATATCGGAACAAAGAATCGGCAGCCCGGAAGTCATTGCCTCCATCAAAGACAGTGAAAGCCCTTCCCGAAACGACGGAAAGCAAAACAAATCAACACAACAAAACAGCGCGGAAATATCATTTCTGTATCCAAGGAAATGCACACGTTCCGCGATACCGAATTTTTTAGATAATTTATACAGTCGTTGTTCCTCTCTGCCGAAACCCGCCAATATGTAATGAATATCACTATTATTTTTATGAATAGCTTTTATGATGGTCTTTTGGTTTTTATTTTTATTGAGCTCGCCAACCGTTATTGCCGATAAAGCATCATTCGGAATACCGAGTTCGGCTCGAAGTTTGTCGGGAGAACCTTTAATTTCGGAAAACTTCAGAAGATCAACGCCAACGCCCTGCACATAGACAGTATCTTTGGAGCGGAGATGCTTCTTCGCAAAGAGAAAATCTTCCTGATTGATGGTGATCAAGAGGTCGGTAAATAAGGAACAAAGCCGCTCGATCGGGTAATAAAGCAGCCAGCAGCTCAATGGAGCGCCCTTATAAAAATGAAAACCGTGCGCCGTATAAATCAGTTCTGCGCCATCCTTTTCCCTGATTTTACGCGCGCAGAGCCGTGCCAAAACGCCGCCGATCGGGGAATGGCAATGGATGAGTTTATAGTGATTTTCGACGTAAATTTTTCGAAACATCCTGCAGGATTTAATAATGCTTCCGACAGCGGATAAATTCCTCGGAATCGGAATGTCGAAGACTTTGATGCCCAGAGAAATTAATTTCTCTTTAAATTCGCTGACACGTTCCCGGCTGGTGATATTGCCCGCTTGAAAATTTGCCGCTACATGGACTTCATATCCCATGGATTGCAAAATTTCGATGTTATTCATGTTGAATAAATCGATCATGGAAGCAACGGAAGCCGTCATCAGCATTTTTGGTTTTTGAGCATCTGCAAAATCCATGACTGCGCCCCTTACAAAACAGAGATTATATTTTTCTCTACTTAATTGGAAAGAATCCGACACACCGGAAACCTTTGACAAGCTGATTTTCTATATTATACGACAGTTTTCGCGGAATGTCCACATATATCATAGAACCACTTCTTTGCTATAAAAATTCCCGGTTGAATGAGATTGAATCCAAACCGGGAATTATATTTCGAAACGTCGAATCATTCATTTACGTAATCTGTCAAATATCCGTAGCCCTCATTTTCCATGTCTTCTTTGGGGACAAACCGCAGAGAAGCACTGTTGATACAGTAACGTAAACCTCCTCTTTCTTTCGGGCCGTCGCTGAACACATGCCCGAGATGTGCGTCTCCGATCCGGCTGCGCACCTCGGTGCGCACCATTCCATGGGTCGTGTCGGATCTTTCCCGCACGACGTTCGGGTCTATAGGCTTTGAAAACGCAGGCCAGCCGCAGCCCGATTCAAATTTGTCGCTTGATGAAAACAACGGCTCTCCGCTCGTGATATCGACATAGATCCCTGCGCGGTATTGGTCATGAAACTCATTGTGAAACGGCGGTTCGGTCGCGCTTTTCTGCGTGACCATAAACTGCATCTCAGTCAGATTCTTATGCAATACTTCTGCATCCGGTGTTGAATAACCCGCCGGATTCACCACAGCTTTTGCGGCTTTTTCGAACTTCTCCGGTTTGATGTGGCAGTACCCGCCGGGGTTCTTGTCAAGATATTTTTGATGATTGTCCTCAGCAAAATAGAAGTTCTCAAGCGGTTTCACCTCAATCGCAACCGGCTTTTCCAGCCGTTTTTGCAGTTTTAAAATCGACTGTTTGATCACCTGAAAATCGGCTTCGTCGATATAATAAATCCCCGTGCGGTACTGTGTTCCGACGTCATTTCCCTGCCGGTTTACTGAGGTCGGATCAATTGCCGAATAGTAGAGCTCGAGTAAAAAGCCCAGCGAGACAATTTTCGGGTCGTAAACCACTTTCACTGTCTCGGCGTGCCCGGTGTCATTATAGCAAACCTCCTGATAAGTGGGATTCGTTGTCTTGCCGTTTGCGTAACCGACCTCGGTTGCCTGTACCCCGCGCACCGATGCGATATACTTCTCCATGCCCCAAAAACAACCGCCCGCCAGATAAATCTCCGCCATATAGTCCTCCGAAATATTTTTAATGACATCAGACAACAGAATGAATACGTCCATATTATACCCGCATAAAACGGATTTTGCGAAACCGCCCGGTCTTTATTGCCTTTTACTGTACCTTGCAAAAATAAACGAAGCGGGCTTTTCCAGTTTCACTTTGATACCCCCGTCAACTTTTTCAATCGTGCCGTTTCCGTTGGTATAGAGCACTTTCAATTCCGTTCCCGCACTCTCCATTGGGTAAAAATGCGTCGTTTCCGGAGAAAACTCACGGAACAAGAGCAAATAGCCGCCGTCTGCGCAGTCGACGTCAAAGCCGGTATTGCTCATACCATCGGGCAATTCGCCAATCGGGCGGACGTTTCCGACTGCCATCCGCTCACGGTGCTGCTTGTAAACCCGTACGATGTCGGAAAGCAGCACCGCGTCACTGTCAGTCAGATGGCTCATCTCCATCCAAAACAACGGGCAGGCGGCCATCGAGCAGGCAAATACCGTGTCCATCGGCCATAATGCCGGGCGCAGCGGGTCGGGTTCGCCGTACCGCTCGTTATATAACTTTTCATTGCGGCGCATGTTCAACAATTCGAACTGGCACTTGCCGACCGGGATGTATTTTGCCAGCTCCCAGACGTTTTTGAGCGTGTAATGCGGATAATAGTTCGTCGAATCGGTATAGCGGTTCTCGATGAACAAGCTGCCGTATTCCTTTTGATACAAGTGGCCGAGGCGAACTTGCGCGGTGATGTCCATATTGAACCAGACCTTGCCGCCGCTCTCTTTGGTGACTTTGCGCATCATCTTGAGCAGGTTGATTTCGCTTTGCTTGCTTCTTAAAACGATGCCATCCAGCTTGAAAAACCGCGCGTCGTATTTGCGGTGCAAATCTAATAATACTTCGGCATCTTTTTCCCACAGTTCATAATCGCTGACAAGATCGGGTGAAAACCATAAACCCAGCTGCAAATTTTTATCTTTGATCGCTTTTGCGATGACTTCCAACCCACCCGGAAATTTTTCGACATTCGGCTTCCAGAAATCCGGGTCATTGTCGTAATAACCGCCGCTCCAGAGCTTGTTTTTCACCAAAATCGAGTTCGCCGTCTTGCCCTTCTGCCAGCCGTCGTCAATCTGCACCACGTCTATGCCGATCTGCGCGGCGCGCTCGATTTCGCCGAGCATAAACGATTCGCAGACCGCCGCATCCTGACTGCGGTCGCCCCAGGTGTTGCTCATCATATAAAGCCCGCGGGTCTCGAGGCCGCGATACTGCGCGCGATAAAGCTTTTTATATTCGTCGTTCAGCGTCTTTGCCTCACCGACGCCCACGGAGGCCTGATATAACGGGATCTCGTCGCCTTCCGGAAGATTGGCGTAATCGACGCCGCTGCCCATTAAAAAGGCGTAGTGGCCGTTGTAGGTGTGCAGGTCTTCTTTAGTTTTCGCCAAATGCCCCGCCGGACAAGGCGCTTCTTTCACGAGCAGTATCCCGCGCCCGTGAATATAATCGTCGAACAAAAAGAAATGGCCTTGAAAGGGCTGTTCCCACATCAGATAAGGGATTTCGGTGCTCTCCTCGACAAAATTGTTGTGGTGGTCGGAGACGTCGATTAAGCGCGCGCGGGTCAGGCGGGTGTGGCGGCTGTTCAGCCGGACGGCCTCAATCGTGTCGGGCGGCGGAATCAAAATACCCTGATTCGCCGACTCTTTTTTGCCCAACGTGACGTTCTCAATCCCCTCGCTGACCGTGATCTTGTCCTCGGTTTTGCCCAACGCGACATTTCCGCTGACCGCAATCGACAACCTCGTCGTAACAAAAGCGATGCCGGGGAAAATCACATTCTGCCAGTTGACCGTGACGTTTTCCGCTTCAAAAACCGTCTCCATGACGAGTCCGGTATGCGAAAGCCCCAAACAGTCATCGGTGAAGCAGTGAAAAGACACCTTGCACTTGCCAAAATCCAGCACGGGCAGGCAAAACGCCGCCGTCGGAACGGCAGGCGAACTCCACCGATATCCGCTTTGCTTGTCTTCTATAAAATCGGTCACGGGCACATTGCCGTAAAAAACGACCTTGCGCGCAATCATGTCGTTTTCAATGATAAACCCGTCATCCGTTTTGGTCACTTTACAGTCCTGATAATCCCACATGTCAAAAATGCCTCGCCTTTCGGTGTGTCTATTTGTTTATAGT from Oscillospiraceae bacterium includes these protein-coding regions:
- a CDS encoding glycosyltransferase family 4 protein; translation: MKKVFFILGSMRRGGAERVVSILADHYAAKGWDVSIITLLNGECGYPLNPSVKLIDLSGSGSRIGRVPVWIWGLRKHMRIEKPNVVLSFVARINILVLLAAKGLRQRVIVSERNDPVKDGRSGLVRLAVNLLYPEASGIVFQTERAKRYFKKQIADKGIIIGNPIRVSEYAAEKKENKIVSAGRLMTQKNYRMLINAFAKVHTDFPDCKLFIYGEGNLRGELEQQIENCGLTEYVVLPGNVPDVHAHIADAKLFVLSSHYEGLSNALLEAMTIGLPVISTDCAGSDEVIRSGENGLLVPVGDEDAMTAAIKKLLGDGELRRRFSSNAAESAKTFNAEKILQKWSKALEGQNDLECEADEIRDLRQTDRNAAPADQMVGKNRLPVSHG
- a CDS encoding glycosyltransferase family 4 protein encodes the protein MDFADAQKPKMLMTASVASMIDLFNMNNIEILQSMGYEVHVAANFQAGNITSRERVSEFKEKLISLGIKVFDIPIPRNLSAVGSIIKSCRMFRKIYVENHYKLIHCHSPIGGVLARLCARKIREKDGAELIYTAHGFHFYKGAPLSCWLLYYPIERLCSLFTDLLITINQEDFLFAKKHLRSKDTVYVQGVGVDLLKFSEIKGSPDKLRAELGIPNDALSAITVGELNKNKNQKTIIKAIHKNNSDIHYILAGFGREEQRLYKLSKKFGIAERVHFLGYRNDISALFCCVDLFCFPSFREGLSLSLMEAMTSGLPILCSDIRGNRDLIVDGKGGFLCPPRDVSAFAERLKILNNDPALRESFGAFNAERAKFFSSDAVRTKMREIYKKI
- the msrB gene encoding peptide-methionine (R)-S-oxide reductase MsrB, giving the protein MAEIYLAGGCFWGMEKYIASVRGVQATEVGYANGKTTNPTYQEVCYNDTGHAETVKVVYDPKIVSLGFLLELYYSAIDPTSVNRQGNDVGTQYRTGIYYIDEADFQVIKQSILKLQKRLEKPVAIEVKPLENFYFAEDNHQKYLDKNPGGYCHIKPEKFEKAAKAVVNPAGYSTPDAEVLHKNLTEMQFMVTQKSATEPPFHNEFHDQYRAGIYVDITSGEPLFSSSDKFESGCGWPAFSKPIDPNVVRERSDTTHGMVRTEVRSRIGDAHLGHVFSDGPKERGGLRYCINSASLRFVPKEDMENEGYGYLTDYVNE
- a CDS encoding alpha-galactosidase, whose translation is MWDYQDCKVTKTDDGFIIENDMIARKVVFYGNVPVTDFIEDKQSGYRWSSPAVPTAAFCLPVLDFGKCKVSFHCFTDDCLGLSHTGLVMETVFEAENVTVNWQNVIFPGIAFVTTRLSIAVSGNVALGKTEDKITVSEGIENVTLGKKESANQGILIPPPDTIEAVRLNSRHTRLTRARLIDVSDHHNNFVEESTEIPYLMWEQPFQGHFFLFDDYIHGRGILLVKEAPCPAGHLAKTKEDLHTYNGHYAFLMGSGVDYANLPEGDEIPLYQASVGVGEAKTLNDEYKKLYRAQYRGLETRGLYMMSNTWGDRSQDAAVCESFMLGEIERAAQIGIDVVQIDDGWQKGKTANSILVKNKLWSGGYYDNDPDFWKPNVEKFPGGLEVIAKAIKDKNLQLGLWFSPDLVSDYELWEKDAEVLLDLHRKYDARFFKLDGIVLRSKQSEINLLKMMRKVTKESGGKVWFNMDITAQVRLGHLYQKEYGSLFIENRYTDSTNYYPHYTLKNVWELAKYIPVGKCQFELLNMRRNEKLYNERYGEPDPLRPALWPMDTVFACSMAACPLFWMEMSHLTDSDAVLLSDIVRVYKQHRERMAVGNVRPIGELPDGMSNTGFDVDCADGGYLLLFREFSPETTHFYPMESAGTELKVLYTNGNGTIEKVDGGIKVKLEKPASFIFARYSKRQ